The region tCCACAGAAAATTTTCTCAATGTCAGCTCTATTAtgcacttttgaaaataaacaggGCTTAAAATGAGTTATTTCTTATGGGAAACTAGTCTGTTGGGAACACATTACACATTCCATTTACTAATCAGAATCTTCTGATAATTTTTACTGTGCATTGTAAATGCAGGCAGTCTGTGTTACATCTGCAGTGCTCAGATAGACTGAAACTGCTCCAAACTGCTtctcaaaaatgtatttctaaaatttttcatACATTTACTGTTCCTTCATCCTGGTCACTAATGCATATGTATTCAATAGACTATCAATAGTTTAGTAGAGTTACATGTACCACAGTGTTAACAAATAACAGTCTTTCAAAGTACATAGAAGCTGTTGCCtaaagaaagaaatgcttcaacCTAAGAAAactcaaagactgaaaatatcaaGGAAGAAAGATAATTGGCCTCAGTTTACagtaaaaaaagcaacaagaaaggTAATATTTTGGCGATATTCTTCATGAAACAGTTTCATATGGCTGGTCATAAATAAAGTGGAGACCCAGGCTGTTATCAGAAAAATTTGAAGGATTAGTCAAACTGGCAAACATCTGCAGCTCTGATTTCTGGTTTCACCACTCAGCATCGGAATGATGAGGTCCAGAAGAAAGAATTCTTGGCTCCTGAGTAGCTGACATGAAATCACGGGTCTGCGAAAGAAACAGCAGCCATGAAGCATGGGGGAAATACAGAGGTGAGAATCACTGCTCTGCAGCAGTGTACCTTCCTGAAGTGGGAAGGGACATGTGAGGATACGGCTCAGCCAAGGAGCTCCTGAATGTGCCATTTCCCCCCACACCTACTAAATAGCTGTAGAAATGCTTCTTATTTGCAGCAGCAAAAATGTTTGAGGTGCCATGTAGGCCAGGACTGAAAAAAGTGGCAATTTGTTTTCAGCAGAAGCTCTGAGGGAGCCTGGAATTAGCATTTTGTTCAAAGAAGACAGTAATTCCATTCTAAAACACTTAAAAGGATGCAGCTCCTTCCTCTGCTATTGCACAGTGCTTCTCCCAAAGGGGGTGATTTCTGAAGGGAACTGACTGAGGATAATTTCCTGTACTCCTGGACCTTTCGTATCGCTCTCATCTCTGCTGAGAGTACAAAGACCTCCAGTATTCTTATCTTGGCATTCCCCACTTAGAGGAATGAGAGAAGCATTACAAATGAGTCTATAAGGACGTATCATGAGAGTGGCAATAAAAACTAAAAAGGCAGCACTGGGGGCCATGGCCAGTCAGATCTTTTGAGAGCACTGAGTGGTGAAACTGTTCCACATGCCTGATCTGAAAAGCTTGTTCACTTAAAACACAGTGATAAGCTCTGCTCCTGCAGACTGTTCCTGAGAAAGACCTCATGGTTGGACTGTCATAGCTAATGTTATTTTCAGATCACATTTCTGCTCCCCTTTCTGTTCTCCTGCAGCCCATGTGCTAAAGCAGCAGTCTCTCCCCTTGCTGTCCTCCCGCACCAGCCAGGTCATGAACAGGATATACTAACATCAAGGTGGTTCTAAAATTCATGCTCTCTCTCCTGCTTCCTCGTTTAATGGTTTTAAAACCAGCAAGTCTATCACTTATTTTTGGAGGCTAACAACTTACTTGTAGTTGTTGAGAGAGACACACATGCAATAGTCAGCATCAGTCACGAAAAGCTTCTGTATGCTTTGTTTTCAATCAGTGTTTTTCTGAAGAGGTTCACCTTCTTCATAACCCAGTGTGAGAGacttgtccgctccaattggggatttgcaaatctgagtcacttgtccccctcgtccgAGCGGGACGTGACACCCAGCTAACAAACCTGTATTATTATCTACATGACTTGCTAGCATCTTGCATAGTGAAAAAAAGTGCTGGGTGTCAATAGCTGTCAGGTATTCATATTGAACTACTTCTCTAACTTGGCATTATAAAACTAAAACAAGTCACCACCAAACACATTAAGCCAATGGATTAGATTTAATGTGTATTAATATGAGGCTATAAATGATTcttaaaaatgctgaattaaaaatataattgccTAAGCCTGGCTGGTGGCATGCTTTGCAGAGTTAATCCCTCCTTCCAGTGCACGCAGCCTTCTCCATGCCTGGCATGTTGTGTTGTATCCCAGAATGGGCTGATGCAGCTGCAGGACTTTTTTGCTCCTTAAGTCATACAGGCTCTCTCCTTCAGTCAGCCAGTCAGACCACTGACTTTTACCCAGTATCTACTGAATCCAAGTGTTGTGCCATGATTTCAATTATGTAAAATGCGTTTTTTTATTCAGCAAAACACATGGTCAGGAAATCCCCTTCCATTCACTTTTGAGACATTCCACAATTTCATGGCATTATACATATGTTGACTCAGCAGCCCCCTGAAAACCCAGCGCACCCCTGAGCATCAGCTCTGTGCAGTACTTGTGTGGGAATGAGCCCATTAGAAAAATCTCTAATTCCATATCACAGCTGCCTTTGGGTATTAAACCATACACATCCCCGAGCCTCGACAGTGCAGGAGCGTCCTGCCTGTGGTGGGGATTTGCCAGAACAGGGCCCTGAAGTGCTCCCCTTGCTCCTTCTTCTGTTACAGAGCTGAAAGTAGGACAATCACAGAAGGAGTGCACACCTCCAAGGAGGAGGGTCTGCCCTGAACATTTCAGAAGTGCTCTCTTGAATAAATAACCTCCCACAAAGATTTTTGATATCACAGCTGACTACTTTACAGTTTATTACTTAAAGGTGGTTTGGGGTTGGgtaaatttgctttaaaatatcaTCAGTCATACATTGCTCCTAAAACACCTCACTGGTGTTTAGAGATGAGAAAAAGGGACGCCCCTGAGTCTTGAAATGAATATTCATCATGGCTCATTAGTTCCCAAGTTTTCCATAAACTGGTCATTGGCAGTTCAGTAAAAATTCAGGTGTGTAAAAATTACAGCACATGCTACCCACGTATAAAGAGACATACCCTCTGCTGGGCAGGTAGGTCCTGACCTTCTCCTTATACCATTTCTAGTATTCTGTGCTTCACCAAACCTCTTCTTTGCCTCAGCTCACAGATCTACATCctgtagaataaatatttttcattaagcGAGTTTAGTGCAGATCATTATACAATTCTTCTGGGGGTAAACACAGcaaaagtaattgaaaaatcaGTGATAGTCTAGGTGCAACACATGCAGCTGCATGTGTGGGCAGCATCTTCTAGGAGACTGTCTGGCAGCCCAGATGGTCCTCATCAAGGGTCTGAACGGTGCTACTGCAGAGGCATATAGTACAGGGACAAATTTATTGGTCCAGTGAGCAGAAGGAGCTGCAGATGGGAAATTTCAGCATATCTAGCTAGACCCAGGGTGGTTTCTCCTTTTCATGCCAAAGGATGAGATGGTGACCTTGCAGCTGGTTCCTTGTGTTTAGATCAGGGCCATGCCCTCTGGCAGCCATATCAGCTAGGTCTCAAGGGTCTAAAACTACCTCTTTGGGTGACTAATTTTACCAGACAGCATTTTTGTAAGATCTGCGCACTTCTAAATATGTCAGGCTACCATGCAGGCTACATCTGAAAGCCAGGAAGATAAATAAGGTCAGAGaaaatctttgctttttattCTCTGTACCAAGCCAGGCTGATGGCCCAGGCAAGTACCACAACAAACAGCAGGTGCTCCAGCCATGTTCCTGTGGTTGTGTCCGAAAGCAAGAAGGGATCTCTGCACACCTGGGAGAGGTTTCTTTCCTCCCAGGGCTCCCATGAGGGATTTCCCCCTTGTGCTGCTTGGGAAGACAGAAGAATAGGTGAGGAAGCAGTAGAAAACTAATGCACGAgatttaaaatatagaaaaaaaccacccccaaataGGGCAAAATACTAAGCTTTGACAGTGGGTGAAATCTTGCCCACCCCACTAAAAATCAGTGGTgaaattcccattgacttcaatgggaaCAGAATTCGGGTATCCATTTTTTCATGGTCTTCCCAGATGAAGCACCCAGACATGTTTTAGTTTCCTCATGCCACTGTGCGGAAAATCTGTATGGTTTTATTAGTTTCTTTGGCTTCGTCTCACTGGATggcatttggaggaaaaaaaatcctaaccctGCGATTTCATTAAGAAACAATAgcccaaaaaaataattttacaatatGACTTCTTGCCTGCTCTCTACCTCCTGAATTCAATACTGGAGTGTATACTGATACAAAGCTCCTATTTTCACTCAGTCTGTAGGAGAGGGTTTGAAAAGCCTCATTGGTTGAACATGCTAGAAACAAAACCATAGGAAATAGAAAGCATTATGGCAGCTCTTTGTTCCGTCCttcaacacaaaagaaaattcagCAGATGGAAGTCAAACCCATAAGCTCACAGAAAGCGTTTTCAGATGTGATGAGTTAGTTTTGTGCCAGATATGTGTAAACTGATATGCAAAACATGGATAAAGAAAATCAAGCCTTTGCCAAAACCTAATACTATAATTTTAATGCAGTCAGAGACATTAACTGAACCTGTGCTTCCCAGCCTTATTTGCAGGCCAACATCAATATATAAGACCATGTTAATTTTCTCTTGCCCCCCacaatctatttaaaataaagaacaaaatcaCCATCCTCcaaaacttcagtaaaataaagtTCACGTTCAGCTAAGTACTTTTTATCCTACTACTTAAGCCACTCCAAATCACTGTCAGTACATTTCTAAATGCTCTGTGCTGAGAGTAGCAAAGCTGTTACAGTTCAGAATGGCAAGACTGACTTCATAAAAGGTTTATATACTTGAAAAGCAGGTCATTTattaaaagatcttttaaaagcttcatttcttaaaaagcaaaaccatctACCCACCTCCACATCCTGTCTGAAACCATTTGCATACACAGCTGTTCTCCAAATTTCAaccctgttctttttttttcccttatttttttaagatacgAATAGCAGGTATTTACTGAAACAGTAGCATGCTTCACCAAGCGCTTTCTGCTTCCATACACTGATTTATCATGTCTCATAGATGAGCACACAGATACCCTTTTCCCATACGCAGGTTAGGGTGTTGGACCCTCGGCCTCAGGGCAGCATGAGACAGCAGCCTGGGGATTTTAGCTTCCAAACTAGCTCTTTTACCACAGCTGGAAGTTTCCTGCAATAGCCAGGTGAGGACAGACTTTGCCTCTCCTGGATCTTCCACTGTCTTCTTGTTTTACGATAGTCTTTTTAGGCAGCGTTCTTTGGCTGGCTGCCTGGGAGCTGAGCACTGCCTGCAAGTGGTGACCACTCAGTGCAAGCAGTCTGGGTGTCAGAGGTGTAAGACAAACAAGTAGCAGAAGGCATAACAATAACTATTGCTTGGACAGTATCATTCTTTTCACTGGAAACTGTACCACCTTTGCACACCACAGTCCTCAAGACAGCATTTTATCTGGAGCCAAAGTAGCAGCAAGAGTATGCATTGAGCAAGATATAGCAAAGAAAGAAACACAGGCAATTTTGGACCACGAGGCTGGTATTTCAAGATATTTTTGGCATCCTGTTCTTCATGAGTGTTTTCAATTACTACTTGTTCCTGAAGAACCACCTCTTGCTGTTTCACTTTGCCTGCATATAGCATGGCACACCAGAATTAAGAAGAAATCCATTGAATAGACTGCTATTTGTTCAGGACATGGAAGCTCAACTGCAGCCACAGGGTTACTCTCTTGGAAACAGTCTGCCATTAATAGGGGGTTGTAAAAGACAGGACAAGTTGTGGGAAAGTTGCTTTGGGATTCAGGGGTATTAAAATAACTAAGGCATGAGGCTGCTTAAGAAAGGAGGCTAAGCGGGGAGAATATGACAATCTTGGTcatacatttcagaaaagagaagaaaaagccagACAAGACAAGGAAGGAACACGCAGAAAGGAAGAATAGAAGCTCAGAAAAGGCAAGACACCAAGAATGCTGAGAAGACTTGCAGTGCCAAAAGCAGGAAACAATAATAGCATAGATACTAGCACTCTCTTAGTCTTGTCATAAGACCATCATGAAAGTGACTTTAAATTTAGCAGAATGACATTTAAGAGACTACAGTTTTTGTTATATAAAtgattatttttcatgaaaacttaaaaaaaaagtcaccatttaTTATTACCGAGTTTTGATGGGCAGCCACAACCAAATTCTTCAGTGATCAAATATAAAGTATCTTTAACAGCTGTTCATACCTACCAGGGCAAGAAAGATAGTGTGGTGTAGGTGTTTCTAGATTGCACTGCACCCCAAATGGACAACAACTGAACATTTTTGCAGCAATGTATTACCTGCAACAAACACTATGACACAAGTACTGAGCACCACTTGggcttccaggggaaaaaaaaaaaaaaaagagacatttatgGGTTAATACCTCTGACTGAAAATTGCTTATTTAGAGGTTTACTGAACAGATACCATCATGAGGAGATAAAAGTCCTTACACTGAACAGACAATTTTAATGGCCTTTCCCATTAAGCTATGGGCGATATATTTCAAAGGGCAGATTATTGGAGTCTTTCTGCTGACAGCAAGGAATGTCAGATGAATTCAGAGTATCAGCGAACATCTAAGCCTTGGTAACAAGGATTTTAATATAGAGTTATATTACAATTCAAGACAAAACACCTTGACCAATTTATTCTCTTGTACAGCACAAAGGGACATTACACTGTATCTGCATTTATATTCATTGCCAAAACAGGCAATGGACCCTTACTGTTCATGGGAACAAAGCTCCAGATGCTCTTATATTCTAAGCCTAGTGTGTTCGGCTACTGGTGTGGCACCATTAATCACATAAAACATGAGTTTTATAGCCTTGGAAAACTGGCACCTCCAAGATTTATTGGTTTAACTAGTCTGCCtaataaaaaatttcttatgAACAAGTGAGCTCTGAATATAACATACTAAACATTATCATCCTGTAATCGATAGGTATCGGTAAGACTGTTTTTAAGGTTTAGCTCCTTTCCTGTTCCCCCGCAGACTGAAATTATTCAGCTCTGTACTGCAGAGCTCCATTAAgcactttgtttttcattgaatGACTGGAATCAAATGTGTATGGCCTCCATGGATGGATAAACTGCCGTAAAAAGAGATAAGTCAGCAATACTGATTGGCTCTGTTGTCTGAGCGTGTCTTCTGATTTTTGAGTTTCTGCCAAAAGCATCATCATTCTGTGTTTACCCTTCAAAAGCCCTCGGTCACTCAGATGGTGCATATGCTCACATCACAGCGCTCTCCCTTGCAGAAACAGTAttcataaagaagaaaatttcGGAACTTGTAGTTGTTGAATGTAAATTTGTGGCACAAATCCTACATCACTTATCTTTCACAACATTGTTACTAGATAATATGAAGTAATTAAAAGACTAGTATAACTTTGCTGCCCCTTTCTTTTACTCAGAGAAACGGTTTATCTGTGCAAAGCTGTACATAGCTTTCAAAGTGTACTTTGCCACACCATTTTCCTCGTCCTTTCCTTCCCTGGCAAGTTAAAATAACAGAACCACCATAAACCTCTGTGGtggtttcttttgtgtgtgtgtgagtgtgaatTCATACCAACTACTGAAAACATACTGTGTTTTCCTTCACTTCTGGGGCCAGGACTGTCAACGCTGGGCTCAGTACCGGCTTTTACAGGATGCCACAGACTTACGTCTCCTTCCAGAGCTGCAACAGGAGCTGTTGTTTAACCGTGGACACTTGCTGTGTGCTTTGCACCTGAGTAAAATGCCTGCTGGAGGCAGCAAGAACACAATCAGAACAGGTCCCTGATGAGGCATTTGAGTTGGTTACAGCTCTGCAAAATCAATATTCTGCACTCAGGAATCTCCTAAGGCAGAGACAAACAACAGACCCTCTTGACACGATGGGATTACCTGTCTGCAAAGGCAAAATGGTTATTAcccatttgaaaacaaaatgacaTCAGACACCAATGATTTGGGTTTTATGCAAGTATACCAGTAATAGCAAGACTACAAATAAACCCTATCTGCATAAATTGTAATTAAGTGACAAATGAAGGCAATTGTTACCTGCTTGTTCAAAGTCTTGTGAACATTTCGCAATCTTCTGATTTCTGTTACTGCAGCCTCACCAGAGCTGCAAGTTCAGCTGATTGTAAAGTTCTGGGTCGTGTAAAGTCTCATTCATATGTATATTGTAAGAAGCAGGGATATCAGAGTCAGAGCCTGTGCTGTGTCAAAGGTGCTGCTTAAGATCTCAGGTGAGGAAATGCTCTTTTACAGACAGCTCACAAGCCTAAACCCCCTATGgcattaaaaggaaattaattcaatttttcaAGAGCTTCCTAACAAACCCTGGGAAACAAGTTCCGAATACTAGTATACGCTCTAATCCATTTGCTAGTTATAAAGGCTTCTTTATTACTGTTTTTGGCTGACAACAGTTGAGATAGCATGTTTATCATCATTCTTAAAACACTTGAGAGAGAACAATGTGcgtgcatttttatttcagttttaacttCTTTATTTCATTGCTGTACAGCTGCATTACACTTGGCTTTAATCCCTTAAGCATTGTTTTCCTTGGCAAAATAGTCACTGAACTGAGTAGAACTTACTATTGGAAAAATATGCTTGAAAAACCAGTGTGGAGTCAATGCCAACTGAAACCCACGGAGCTTAAAATGTCACAAATGTGACCATAGCTGaaatatatagcttttttttttttgactgaactAGGAATGTTGCAAGTCTTAGGTTGTGACACCAACTGTAAAAACCATAGAGTAGCCTCCTGAAACTGAACGTGTGCTTTTTCCCCCCCATGAACAATCATTTGGAAAACAGTTATGTAAAACCTGATGTAGGATAATTCCACAGGCAACAAATGACTGCGTGGCTCCGCTTCCATCTTGCCTGTATTAACTGTGGCTATCAGTAAGAAGTTGGGCTACAGCCTTCTTAGAGAAAAGATAGAACCCGACTTTGTAAAACATctttaatattcaaatatataaataagcACTACTGAAGAATAATTCAGAAGACTGAGGTGATTCATTATGAACAGATGCTATAAATGGGAACAGTAACATTGCTAGGTAAGGAAAAAAGCAAGCTATTTTAGGAGTCTTGAAAATCTCTTCTAGTTCTTCAGACAGATCATGCTGCTATAGTTactttataaaaaattatattctgaaaAGCACTTTAGTAAAAGAAACCTTTTACTGGAACTATTATTTAACCAAGACCTTCTACAGCACTAAAACACACTGCAATTGAATTCCTGATATAGTTTTAAGAATGGGAGGggtaaaaaaagaacaaaaaacctaCCATACCTGCACCAGGAGCTATTTATTAGCATAACACTCTTCCTTTTAAAGATTTCGTAACAACTGAAGTATATACAAAGTCTTACAGCATTTACACAATAAAAAAGTTTCCTATTAGCTGATGAAGTATAAGGTAGTGCTGCAATTTACTTCAAAGCATgtatacaataataataatgaagcAGACCACTGTACTTTCAACTTCTCTGCTACCACGCCACCACTGTCAGTTGAAGTGACAGTTAATTAAACCACTGGGAAGACACAGATTGTCAAAAGATTTGTAACAGGTTGACCTGCAGCACTAACCATCATaaggaggataaaaaaaaaaaagcaaaaaaaaagctaCATAACTGTCATGTTTCTACACTTTCCTAGAGCTGTAACAAACTTTCACAGCCTTAGATATAACATATGCAAGACAACATAATCACAATTTTTCAGATATAGTTCAGCTACTGAGTGTATTTACTTCTGAATAGGAGGCATTATATTGATATGGCTGTGTGTTTCCATTTTTGTCCGTTAACTGTTCAAATAGGTCTACAAAAACTAAAAAGACAGCATGGAGTTTGTAGTCATGATGTGTTTGACTAATAAAGGCATTCAATATCAGCTATAGGATATAATAATTCCTGTCAAAAGTTTAAGACCAGGAGTCTTTGagtaaaaaacaaacccataaaATCCCGCACCTACGCCATTTTCATCTGTTGACTCCAACCTTTTTTAAGCTTTTTCCAACAGGGATAatacaaaatcattaaaatgctTACACCAACCCAAATGCAAGCCTCATTTAGTTTATGAGAGGTCAAGCAGATTCACTAACTACTTCTGCTGTAAAACTGAGGGAGCTTACctagaaaaaagaaacctttacCGAACAGTCCCTTACTAAATAAAGGTAGGGATATATAGTTTAACAATGATACAGAATTTAAGAACGTAGTATTCTTTGCCATTTAGAAACAGTTTTACACGTGCCAATAATGCACTTTCTACAGGAGATAAGGCTGCTTTGCCTATCGTCATATGCCTAAACCTCTTATTTTGGccaattttgcttttcttccccccaAAGGGATTCTGTCTCAACTCTGAAACTAGTAACGTCAGTTGACAATATTTGTATTAAGACAAAAAGTGACATATATAAAATCCACAAGGAACCACATAAATAACAAAGAAGTCATATAACCTTTCCATGTAAACACTTTGATTATACTGAAGCCCTAATCAGATTCTCGTCTTAAACTTTTGGCAGATAATGTGTATGCTCAGCCAGGCTTTGTAGTTATTGTTCAAGTGGAAGCCAGGTCAGCTCACATGTTGACAGGCATGCAACTTGGAAACATTGCACAACAAGCAACACAAAGAGATTTGAGAAGTGTACAAGACTTCAAGTAGACTTCACAACCCTTCACAACTGAATATTCACAGACAAAGATACAGTCCTTGCTTTTTCTACAGTGGATTTTTCTCTCACACATGGGACACTTTCTGTGACTCTCTAGCTTGCTTGATGCTATATAACCACTTGATGATTCTGGCATTCCTTTCAATGGCAGAAATGCCATATGGCACACGGTCATTGGCACTGTCATCATTTCTAAGGTCACTGTTGCTGTCCTGAGACTGTTCACAGTCTGAGCTAATCATGCTTGCACTGCGAAAGTTGAGGGATATAATATCAGAGTTAGCCCTTGCAAAGTTTTCCATCCCAAGGTTTTCAAGCTCTTCAGGATCCAGTCCGCAGTAGTTAAAGAATCGTTCAACATCTGCATCGACACGAAAGTATCTGTCGCTTAAGTCTGATTTTGATCGCTGTAGGGAGGGTCTTCTACTAACTCCGCATCCAGACTCGACTGCCTCAATCTCTGGGGATTTCAGGGTGGTGATGGCAGCAATTTTGGGCTTTGGAGGCAGAGGTGGGGCAGAACTACTGCAGGGTATTGCTTTTAAGGGCTTTGCACTATTTACTTTCCTAATGTCTGAGGAGCTGTGAGAGACGTGCAAAAAAGTCTCTGCCGACTGATCTAGGAGCCTTCTGCTGACATTGGAGCTGCTCTCCTGTGGGCTGCTACGGCCCTGTGTGGGGTAAACCTTCAAAGATTCAGCAAATGAGTGTCGGTTCAGCTCTGTTGAATCGGCTCTGTGGGGTGGCCAGTTTCGGGGACCATGCTTGTGCCCTGAACCCGAGCTGGAGCCTTCAGAGCTGTTGATGATGTTCTTCAAAATCTCGAGTTTCAGATTTTCTCTCTGAACGCCGCTCTCAGTCTTCGCGTTGTTGCTGAAGACTTTCAAGGTGGGGCTCCCCAGCGCTCTCTTGGCTGCAGGACAGACTGGCGGCTTCGCCAGCACCGCCGGCTTCACAGGCTCCTGCTTGGCATTGATGACCTCCTGGCTCTTGACGTATTTTGCCTTGTCGGCTTCTAGCCTCTCCACCGCACTCAGTCTTTTTGGATTAGGCTCCGCCTGCCTGCGAAAATAGTCAGGTCCTTTGTTCAGGATGCGGAGAGGAACGGCGGACGTGAAAGTCACGGCAGGGCTGACCGGCTTCACCATGCTACCTGTCGGTAGTGTTTCTGTAGGCATGTTTGGTGGTCTTTCCCCCGCAGCCGTTTTGGATTCTTCTCTGGGTTCTCCTAAATGCACGGTGCTGAAACATGTACATTAAGCACAATGAATAGCCGATGAATCCCGGGATCTGAGCGTTAGCAGCAGTGCCTCATCTCACAGCTCATTAAATAACACTGCGTTTCTCTTTTAAAGGCAGCCTTTGTAGGGCAAGGCCACCCGACACAAGT is a window of Athene noctua chromosome 2, bAthNoc1.hap1.1, whole genome shotgun sequence DNA encoding:
- the FAM110B gene encoding protein FAM110B, whose product is MPTETLPTGSMVKPVSPAVTFTSAVPLRILNKGPDYFRRQAEPNPKRLSAVERLEADKAKYVKSQEVINAKQEPVKPAVLAKPPVCPAAKRALGSPTLKVFSNNAKTESGVQRENLKLEILKNIINSSEGSSSGSGHKHGPRNWPPHRADSTELNRHSFAESLKVYPTQGRSSPQESSSNVSRRLLDQSAETFLHVSHSSSDIRKVNSAKPLKAIPCSSSAPPLPPKPKIAAITTLKSPEIEAVESGCGVSRRPSLQRSKSDLSDRYFRVDADVERFFNYCGLDPEELENLGMENFARANSDIISLNFRSASMISSDCEQSQDSNSDLRNDDSANDRVPYGISAIERNARIIKWLYSIKQARESQKVSHV